TTCACTTCTataaagcatattaaaaaaagagactAATTTTAGGCACTTTTTAGACACCTTCCAAGGTAGATGCAAAGCCAGGAATGTTTCTAAATACTCGTAACAATGAATTGGAAGTAAGTCATATGTGAGTCAGTCAACAAATGATTAAAGCACATATAACAGCAGCACTGATTTTATGCCAGATGAATTTAACAAGTGTCCTTGTAGACAAAAATGGCATCACATAAAAAGAGATGTTATCCTGTTAGGCATGTTAATTTTGGAATGGCTTTCAGTAACACTTGCTGTTTCAGAATGCAGCTTTTCTTAATGCTTCACTTAAAGTTGCAACATTGGATGTAaatgaagcaaaggaaaaagataatttctttaataattttcaaTCTATAGGAAATTATTGAgtgagttttctctcttttctttacaGCTGTTCTAAAAAGAGTAATATCAAAGAGTTTGTGCCACACAGTAAAatggtttcttttctctcacACACTTCAAGATGCTGTCCAAGATCTCTGAGGCTTTGTACCACATTTCATTAATATGCGACACGGCAGGTACTAACAGCAGGTAATTTTGGGATTTCCAGAACCGTGTTTGGGCCACTTACTTATCTCTAACTGTCTCTGTATCCGGCCTTTGCTGCGCTCCCGGAAAAGCGTCTGGGTCTCGTTGTACTCGGTCATGACCTCCACGAACTTGTGTGCCAACACGGAGTGCTGGTGTGAGGGGTTGGACACGGGACAGAAAGGGTCATCAGAAAGGGTCATTTCTGTCATCCACAACAGCATTGCACAACAACTCAGAGTGCCACTCACTGCCCAACAAAACACCACGGGACATGATTTCACAGCAGTTCAACTCACTCTCCACTTTACCAGAATCTACTGATTTTCTCTGAACTGGAGGGATCCTACCTGTGTTTTTCTTATCCTGAGGTCCACTGATGTCCGGTTAGCATTTTCACCCTGATCAAAACTCTGTTCGATAGCTAAGAACAGGACAAGAGCACTGAGTCAATGGCAGTTATTTAACAGTGTAGCTCAACTGCTttgtaaatattattattactttttaaaggtACAAGCTCCCCTTAGACATGTGTAACATTtcaggggaggagaggggtgGCAGtgatatataaataaaatttttaaataattttgatgaCTGGTAGAGATCTTTGAACACAGTAACTGCTTCAATCATACTCTAAACAGAGTTACACTATACTCTGTTACACTctggaaaaattttaaaatatgtctttttGCAATTAAAGTTGATCTTCTTCCAAAATataatcccccccaaaaaagcactTCAGTTGCAGAATACATTTCTACATGGAGGAATAACTTTGCATTGTAATTTTCTAGGTTATTTCTGAAAGCAAGGAGTTTTATTTGTCCTCACAACTTACCCTTTAGCCTGGTCCGGATTTTATTAGCAATCTTCTTTATTTCCTCATTTAGTTCTTCAAGTTCTTCCTTCGTTCCTTTAaaacatagatttttttaaaccgTTAATGATTGATAATAGTAAGTCAGCAAGAGTCTATGAATCTACCTTGCAATCTCAGAATTGTATTCAGTACAACTATGCAGAGCTGAAGTTTATTATCTTCCTAAGTactttaaatactgtttttataACAGCAACCATCAGGTTCTTGCTTCTTATGATAGGCTTACATCTGGGAAATGTTATTATTACCAAACCTTCAACTAAACCAGGTgataaatagttttttttaacacattcaGGGTAATGTTAATTTGCTAGTCAAAAGCTAAATGCTACTGAGTTCTAAGTACAAGTGAAATACAGATTTATCTCCCCTTTTTCTCAGCTGTGTTGTGTACCACGTGTGCATTGCTTTTACACTCACTAACAGATCCATACCATGCACTGGCAGTTACATTCTGAGGAATTCTACCCCGAGCATTCATGGAGAGCTTTGCTAGATCCCTGTCACAGGGCTCACTGAAGGCACCGGATTCACAAGAACACACACTGCTCACAAGTGCTCTCACTCTATGCTCCTATACAATTCAGATGCAATTTTGAGCACGATTTTTAGCACAAACACAAGCTGATAAATGAGCTGAGACCACAAACTTTAAACATTCGGATGAACCCTGATTAAACCTGAGATTCGCTGAAAAGCAGCCTGCAAAATCAGTTGTAGGAATACAAACATACAGCAAGGAAAACAGGGGGACAGCCTAAACTAACACCCCAAGTTCAGTTTTCATCAAGAAGATGAAACAACAAGATAAATGTTAAGCCAGCATTGcaacattcaaaaaaaaaaaaaaaaatctcagcatcttttcttcccttttctttgagCCCTGCCCAAAGCACAGACATGCCTGGAGCTAACAAGGGTTCAGAACAGGGCAAGTGCCCTGAACTTCCGAGTTCTCTGCTCAGAAAGCACAACGTCACTTCCAGCTTTGGGGTTCAAGCCTCTAAAAATAGGGCTCCATATGGAACTGGaagtcctgctgcagcagctggctcTGGTGTTAGACAGGACCTTGACCCTACTGAAGCGTAAGGAGAGGACTTGACAGTATAACCTTCAGTTGACAACTTCAACGTTTTCACAAATTAGAAGAAACATAAGTAACCTCTcagtttctgaagaaaaaaatcccatattAACGTGAGTTTTGGTCTAGAAAAGGTTTGGATCatgcaaaaaatattctgaaaatacatgttttcaaATGAGACTTTAAAAAggtcaaaataaacaaatggaAGTATTAATtcaatattaaaaatgaaaatatttacttagTGTTACATTTTGCATTCTGAACACCTGAAGTTCCATTCCTGTAGAGAgctaaaacaaagaaacaataTTTCAGAATACCTAGCCACAGTTATGTGAATCTTAAAAATTACTCACTTCCTTCAGGATTTGGTGCTGACAGAATAATGCTGTGCTGTTTCTTCACTTCTTCCACATTTTGTGCTATTTTTGCTATATTATTTCTAATTTCCTCAACCTAGAGGAAGAGAAATATGGCAAAGAAGACATTAGAATAATTCagggcaaatatttttttaaaaacaaaaccaactgctaataaaacccaaacaatttcATCTGTAAGTACCAGAGAAAGAAATCCCAGCAGAAATGTCGAAGTTTAAATagtctgtaattttttttaactaaaaaccAGTATTGTTAATAGCAAATATATTCTGTATGGCCAAAAACTTAAGTGCTAATAttcttaataaacaactatttTAAAGTTCTATTAGTAAATTTCTTGTTGATAGggaattaaaaacatttctctgtaataaatacagaaatacccTGACATAAACTAATGAAGTGTTACCAACGTTGTTTCAGCATTTACAAACGATCCTGGGTAGGATATGTAGATGAATTGTTAAACCTAATTATTGAAATTAAAAggcacaaagagaaaacagtaaGTCTTTAATCCATGGTGAAAACTGTAACTTTACCTGTTGGAAGAAGTCATCCATAAAATGGTCTTTTTCAATGACAACTGTCTCCCCATCTTCATTTCCTTTATACTgtaaaagacaacaaaaacaaaTCTGTGAAATAAACCCCCGGACACTGTTCTGGAAAAACAACTTCTGCCACATTGCTACAGCACACACATCTTTGTCAACAGTCTGCAGAGTaaaagaagtttttcttttctgaggaCTGTAATCTAAAAACAAATAAGCAGAGAGGCCACAGAAAGTGAACTGACTGCTGCGGAGTTGTGACAGAAACACGGAGCGGTGCTGAGTGCTCGTGATGTAACAAGCTGAACATCTAACGCCAGCCAGAACAAAACCATCCACCGCTACTGCTTCTGCCCTCAGGTGCTTTCAGGGTGCCATTCCACACCAGTTCAGCCATAATTAGTCTCTACTAAACTAGAAATACACTGCGTAGCTGACAAACCCTCACAGcctctcccacagccccaggctCGGCTCCCGAGCCCAGAACCTGCCCAGCACAATCTGTGCATTAACAGTAACTCCGACACTGTTTTTATCACGGGAACGGAGAGAATTAACGTGCATCATATGAGGGCAAAGAGTTCAAGCTTCTGTCTTCTTTAATTCCCTCTGTGGAGCACAGACTGTTTGAACGGCATTGAACCAAATTTAGAACAAAGTATTACTCTCAACATACAGTCAATGGGTTATctgttagaaacaaacaaactacAAGATAGGTATCATTATGGGATTTTCATTCCAAGACACCTTTTTTCTTACAAGGCCCTCTGCCTCTGATCTTCTAACACCCACTTTCTGCTCCTAACCTCTATTACCCAAGAAGTTTGGTTCCGGTTTAATTAGATTACGGGAGATATCCAGTGTTTGTGTGACAATTCTGCAATTCAATCCAGTGTCAAGCGCTGCTATTATCTTCTAAAGGAGTTACAGTCAATTAAGATCCAGGCATCAAAATCTACGAGTGCCCCAAATCTTCAGGGAGAAGTTACTGTACTTGGTGccagctcctttcctgccaACTCAGGGAATGCACAAAGCCCTGTGGCAATGCGTTTGTCAGAAATCTTGTGGGTTTTCTGCTTGGGGAAACAATAATGCCCTAAGTAAATACAGGAACAGAGATGTCACTGCTCTCCTGGACCAGCCTCCAACCACACAGTGTTGGGTGT
The DNA window shown above is from Corvus hawaiiensis isolate bCorHaw1 chromosome 18, bCorHaw1.pri.cur, whole genome shotgun sequence and carries:
- the STX2 gene encoding syntaxin-2 isoform X3 encodes the protein MKDRLGDLAEYKGNEDGETVVIEKDHFMDDFFQQVEEIRNNIAKIAQNVEEVKKQHSIILSAPNPEGRTKEELEELNEEIKKIANKIRTRLKAIEQSFDQGENANRTSVDLRIRKTQHSVLAHKFVEVMTEYNETQTLFRERSKGRIQRQLEITGKTTTDEELEEMLESGNPSIFTSDIISDSQITRQALNEIESRHKDIMKLESSIRELHEMFMDMAMFVETQESEKKRNLPEKDYFL
- the STX2 gene encoding syntaxin-2 isoform X2, coding for MKDRLGDLAEYKGNEDGETVVIEKDHFMDDFFQQVEEIRNNIAKIAQNVEEVKKQHSIILSAPNPEGRTKEELEELNEEIKKIANKIRTRLKAIEQSFDQGENANRTSVDLRIRKTQHSVLAHKFVEVMTEYNETQTLFRERSKGRIQRQLEITGKTTTDEELEEMLESGNPSIFTSDIISDSQITRQALNEIESRHKDIMKLESSIRELHEMFMDMAMFVETQGEMINNIEKNVMNATDYVEHAKEETKKAVKYQSKARRKLMFIIICVTVLLLILGIILATTLS
- the STX2 gene encoding syntaxin-2 isoform X4, encoding MKDRLGDLAEYKGNEDGETVVIEKDHFMDDFFQQVEEIRNNIAKIAQNVEEVKKQHSIILSAPNPEGRTKEELEELNEEIKKIANKIRTRLKAIEQSFDQGENANRTSVDLRIRKTQHSVLAHKFVEVMTEYNETQTLFRERSKGRIQRQLEITGKTTTDEELEEMLESGNPSIFTSDIISDSQITRQALNEIESRHKDIMKLESSIRELHEMFMDMAMFVETQRHRVK